In one Mauremys mutica isolate MM-2020 ecotype Southern chromosome 3, ASM2049712v1, whole genome shotgun sequence genomic region, the following are encoded:
- the LOC123367349 gene encoding two pore calcium channel protein 1-like isoform X2, whose translation MSAAARDPPLAQEDLLLAAAYVYDAQYNRNIPFETSPQAVRLYYLYNHWTMQAATYFFIFVDLFLAVFEDPAVYPFPFLATSLVEVLCLLVFFSRLVHFAKVTPRNVFWKDTKNICIMIAILVTLIDLIIYGALKISNINSIRWSRFLRPIFLINFAESRQIRRVFRSIRNTLPEITYVFLLFMFSVLMFSLMALKLFGDRNLRTVEGSPYFTNYLEIVFDLYVLVTTANSPDVMMPAFDFSWWYSLFFITYVVINTYLFMSVFLAVVYNNYRKHLKNEIRKLAYMKRHKMIEAFNILKVKEGTEYVVQEAQWKELVKLVAPDISTSHRELLLRVSDEEQKGYVDKKSFVRLADLLNIQVIAMRIQTHPLEHWMPHVYNSAVSLFIRSMVQHKGFVWTYDVIILINAVFIALDEENPLISYAEWVFLSLYILEILLKVYTYEPRAFFAKTQFWNWFDTSIIIAALIATILNASLKSASQYNSQQVLDIVFILRVLRLIRIVDSIQRFRVIMNTLINIVPTMLTFGGLALVVYYMFAIIGMELFQGKIQFFPRNSTAHHALECGNPALKDSLFARAKYCKNNFNDITSSFVVLMELTVVNQWHVLANGFALVTHQAAKLYFIAFHIVVVIMIINILIAFILEAFFVEYSLEKSEVETAIERKIQELGVGIQEEELRDGKLIDNMETSENDLGGEEITKKKSKGLMFKIASKRYRTVDALLQRMFEAEILPEDDGPSVEEILNLSPTDLYPKNPTFDSAA comes from the exons ATGTCCGCCGCAGCCCGGGACCCGCCGCTCGCGCAGGAG GACCTTCTCCTGGCAGCAGCTTATGTTTATGATGCTCAATATAATAGAAACATTCCATTTGAAACCTCACCGCAAGCAGTCAG ACTTTACTATCTCTATAACCATTGGACTATGCAAGCAGCCACCTACTTCTTTATCTTTGTAGACCTTTTCCTTGCTGTGTTTGAAGATCCTGCTGTGTACCCATTCCCTTTCTTG GCCACCTCGCTGGTGGAAGTATTGTGCCTTTTGGTGTTCTTCAGCCGACTGGTGCACTTTGCCAAAGTCACCCCTCGCAATGTGTTTTGGAAGGATACAAAGAATATCTGCATCATGATAGCAATACTG GTGACCTTAATTGACCTGATTATATATGGGGCACTTAAAATCTCGAACATAAACAGCATTAGATGGTCAAGATTCCTGAGGCCCATTTTCTTAATAAACTTTGCAGAAAGTCGCCAG ATCCGGAGAGTGTTCCGCAGTATACGAAACACACTGCCAGAGATCACATACGTCTTCCTGCTCTTCATGTTCAGCGTCCTCATGTTCTCTCTCATGGCTCTGAAGCTGTTCGGTGACAG GAATCTCCGGACAGTGGAAGGATCTCCATATTTTACAAACTACCTAGAAATCGTATTTGATCTGTATGTGCTGGTGACGACAGCCAACAGCCCTGACGTCAT GATGCCGGCGTTTGACTTCAGTTGGTGGTATTCCCTGTTCTTCATAACCTATGTAGTAATCAACACCTACCTCTTCATGTCTGTCTTCCTGGCTGTTGTGTACAACAATTACAGGAAACATTTAAAG AATGAGATCCGCAAACTTGCTTACATGAAGCGTCACAAGATGATAGAAGCCTTCAACATCCTAAAGGTCAAGGAGGGCACAGAGTATGTTGTTCAAGAAGCCCAGTGGAAGGAACTCGTCAAACTAGTGGCCCCAGATATCAGCACTTCCCATCGAGAGCTCCTGTTGAGAGTATCCGATGAGGAACAAAAAGGTTATGTAG ACAAAAAATCTTTTGTGCGTCTGGCAGACCTTCTGAACATCCAGGTGATTGCAATGAGGATACAAACCCACCCCCTGGAACACTGGATGCCCCATGTGTATAACTCAGCAGTGAGCCTATTCATACGTAGCATGGTTCAACACAA GGGCTTTGTTTGGACTTACGATGTAATCATTCTAATAAACGCCGTATTCATTGCTTTGGATGAGGAAAACCCCTTGATTTCCTATGCAGAGTGGGTTTTCCTGTCTTTATATATCCTTGAGATCCTCCTGAAAGTGTATACTTATGAACCCAGGGCATTCTTTGCAAAGACCCAGTTCTGGAACTG GTTTGATACCTCCATCATTATCGCTGCTCTAATAGCTACGATTCTCAATGCTTCACTTAAATCAG CAAGTCAATACAATAGCCAGCAAGTGCTGGATATTGTCTTCATACTGAGAGTCCTCCGTCTCATCAGGATTGTGGATAGCATTCAAAG ATTCCGGGTCATCATGAATACGCTCATAAACATTGTGCCGACGATGCTGACCTTTGGTGGGCTGGCTCTG GTGGTTTACTACATGTTTGCTATCATCGGCATGGAACTATTCCAGGGGAAAATCCAGTTCTTTCCCAGGAATTCCACTGCCCATCATGCCCTGGAGTGCGGAAACCCTGCCTTAAAAGATTCTCTGTTTGCTCGAGCCAAATACTGCAAGAACAACTTCAATGACATCACATCTTCATTCGTTGTTCTGATGGAGCTAACTGTCGTCAATCAGTGGCATG TTCTTGCCAATGGGTTTGCCCTGGTCACTCATCAGGCTGCCAAGCTGTACTTCATTGCCTTCCACATTGTGGTGGTGATCATGATCATAAA TATTCTCATAGCATTTATCCTAGAAGCTTTCTTTGTGGAGTACTCCCTGGAAAAGAGCGAAGTAGAAACTGCCATTGAGAGGAAAATTCAAGAGCTGGGAGTAGGAATCCAAGA ggaaGAACTACGTGATGGTAAACTAATAGACAACATGGAAACCAGTGAGAATGACCTTGGAGGGGAAGAAATAACCAAGAAAAAGTCTAAAGGGCTGATGTTTAAAATAGCTTCTAAAA
- the LOC123367349 gene encoding two pore calcium channel protein 1-like isoform X1, with the protein MPRGEQTEGGHSHSGSERAEQISWCIWTEDLLLAAAYVYDAQYNRNIPFETSPQAVRLYYLYNHWTMQAATYFFIFVDLFLAVFEDPAVYPFPFLATSLVEVLCLLVFFSRLVHFAKVTPRNVFWKDTKNICIMIAILVTLIDLIIYGALKISNINSIRWSRFLRPIFLINFAESRQIRRVFRSIRNTLPEITYVFLLFMFSVLMFSLMALKLFGDRNLRTVEGSPYFTNYLEIVFDLYVLVTTANSPDVMMPAFDFSWWYSLFFITYVVINTYLFMSVFLAVVYNNYRKHLKNEIRKLAYMKRHKMIEAFNILKVKEGTEYVVQEAQWKELVKLVAPDISTSHRELLLRVSDEEQKGYVDKKSFVRLADLLNIQVIAMRIQTHPLEHWMPHVYNSAVSLFIRSMVQHKGFVWTYDVIILINAVFIALDEENPLISYAEWVFLSLYILEILLKVYTYEPRAFFAKTQFWNWFDTSIIIAALIATILNASLKSASQYNSQQVLDIVFILRVLRLIRIVDSIQRFRVIMNTLINIVPTMLTFGGLALVVYYMFAIIGMELFQGKIQFFPRNSTAHHALECGNPALKDSLFARAKYCKNNFNDITSSFVVLMELTVVNQWHVLANGFALVTHQAAKLYFIAFHIVVVIMIINILIAFILEAFFVEYSLEKSEVETAIERKIQELGVGIQEEELRDGKLIDNMETSENDLGGEEITKKKSKGLMFKIASKRYRTVDALLQRMFEAEILPEDDGPSVEEILNLSPTDLYPKNPTFDSAA; encoded by the exons GACCTTCTCCTGGCAGCAGCTTATGTTTATGATGCTCAATATAATAGAAACATTCCATTTGAAACCTCACCGCAAGCAGTCAG ACTTTACTATCTCTATAACCATTGGACTATGCAAGCAGCCACCTACTTCTTTATCTTTGTAGACCTTTTCCTTGCTGTGTTTGAAGATCCTGCTGTGTACCCATTCCCTTTCTTG GCCACCTCGCTGGTGGAAGTATTGTGCCTTTTGGTGTTCTTCAGCCGACTGGTGCACTTTGCCAAAGTCACCCCTCGCAATGTGTTTTGGAAGGATACAAAGAATATCTGCATCATGATAGCAATACTG GTGACCTTAATTGACCTGATTATATATGGGGCACTTAAAATCTCGAACATAAACAGCATTAGATGGTCAAGATTCCTGAGGCCCATTTTCTTAATAAACTTTGCAGAAAGTCGCCAG ATCCGGAGAGTGTTCCGCAGTATACGAAACACACTGCCAGAGATCACATACGTCTTCCTGCTCTTCATGTTCAGCGTCCTCATGTTCTCTCTCATGGCTCTGAAGCTGTTCGGTGACAG GAATCTCCGGACAGTGGAAGGATCTCCATATTTTACAAACTACCTAGAAATCGTATTTGATCTGTATGTGCTGGTGACGACAGCCAACAGCCCTGACGTCAT GATGCCGGCGTTTGACTTCAGTTGGTGGTATTCCCTGTTCTTCATAACCTATGTAGTAATCAACACCTACCTCTTCATGTCTGTCTTCCTGGCTGTTGTGTACAACAATTACAGGAAACATTTAAAG AATGAGATCCGCAAACTTGCTTACATGAAGCGTCACAAGATGATAGAAGCCTTCAACATCCTAAAGGTCAAGGAGGGCACAGAGTATGTTGTTCAAGAAGCCCAGTGGAAGGAACTCGTCAAACTAGTGGCCCCAGATATCAGCACTTCCCATCGAGAGCTCCTGTTGAGAGTATCCGATGAGGAACAAAAAGGTTATGTAG ACAAAAAATCTTTTGTGCGTCTGGCAGACCTTCTGAACATCCAGGTGATTGCAATGAGGATACAAACCCACCCCCTGGAACACTGGATGCCCCATGTGTATAACTCAGCAGTGAGCCTATTCATACGTAGCATGGTTCAACACAA GGGCTTTGTTTGGACTTACGATGTAATCATTCTAATAAACGCCGTATTCATTGCTTTGGATGAGGAAAACCCCTTGATTTCCTATGCAGAGTGGGTTTTCCTGTCTTTATATATCCTTGAGATCCTCCTGAAAGTGTATACTTATGAACCCAGGGCATTCTTTGCAAAGACCCAGTTCTGGAACTG GTTTGATACCTCCATCATTATCGCTGCTCTAATAGCTACGATTCTCAATGCTTCACTTAAATCAG CAAGTCAATACAATAGCCAGCAAGTGCTGGATATTGTCTTCATACTGAGAGTCCTCCGTCTCATCAGGATTGTGGATAGCATTCAAAG ATTCCGGGTCATCATGAATACGCTCATAAACATTGTGCCGACGATGCTGACCTTTGGTGGGCTGGCTCTG GTGGTTTACTACATGTTTGCTATCATCGGCATGGAACTATTCCAGGGGAAAATCCAGTTCTTTCCCAGGAATTCCACTGCCCATCATGCCCTGGAGTGCGGAAACCCTGCCTTAAAAGATTCTCTGTTTGCTCGAGCCAAATACTGCAAGAACAACTTCAATGACATCACATCTTCATTCGTTGTTCTGATGGAGCTAACTGTCGTCAATCAGTGGCATG TTCTTGCCAATGGGTTTGCCCTGGTCACTCATCAGGCTGCCAAGCTGTACTTCATTGCCTTCCACATTGTGGTGGTGATCATGATCATAAA TATTCTCATAGCATTTATCCTAGAAGCTTTCTTTGTGGAGTACTCCCTGGAAAAGAGCGAAGTAGAAACTGCCATTGAGAGGAAAATTCAAGAGCTGGGAGTAGGAATCCAAGA ggaaGAACTACGTGATGGTAAACTAATAGACAACATGGAAACCAGTGAGAATGACCTTGGAGGGGAAGAAATAACCAAGAAAAAGTCTAAAGGGCTGATGTTTAAAATAGCTTCTAAAA